A single genomic interval of Corylus avellana chromosome ca10, CavTom2PMs-1.0 harbors:
- the LOC132164678 gene encoding uncharacterized protein LOC132164678 isoform X2, with amino-acid sequence MDGKFENWLSNNSAHDAKDKVLVPNCVISGGIRFHPDVEALSSIEDRDPLGNASESASCNAHLEKRDAMMKLWQEMKQNGFLLPPACTPAPGKDAMKHRHDMASRKKKVAKIEQQVNRFTKVVAPSGLLEELNPGIINRLRNSKHVYSVIGALVRGEKLENTRSMQQSRFKKKIRDNDLNERSNTLSGGSQVSGYLMCQSRPMHINSEHEGGVACDLSVAVRKGEDHGDDKHEVRSWSFENTASENVKSDYETVSTENTSSQEESAETAMDSPFDPKALRCSRMRVQDVLQQELPFLISKEFSSIKKDDQFSAVECPISIIACSHQVKWTALFGQMDEALQEEMNHLEIWLNQVEEMHTRAMCAAFQL; translated from the exons ATGGATGGTAAATTTGAAAACTGGCTCAGTAACAACTCAGCTCATGATGCTAAGGACAAAGTACTGGTCCCAAATTGTGTGATCTCAGGGGGAATTAGGTTCCATCCGGATGTAGAGGCCTTGTCGAGCATAGAAGATAGAGACCCATTAGGCAATGCTTCAGAGTCTGCAAGTTGTAATGCTCACTTGGAGAAAAGGGATGCTATGATGAAATTGTGGCAAGAAATGAAACAGAATGGTTTCCTCTTGCCACCTGCATGCACACCAGCTCCAGGAAAGGATGCCATGAAGCACAGACATGACATGGCtagtagaaaaaaaaaggttgcaaAGATAGAACAACAGGTTAATAGGTTCACTAAGGTTGTTGCACCAAGTGGGTTGCTGGAAGAACTGAACCCTGGGATCATAAACCGCCTAAGAAACAGCAAACATGTCTATTCAGTAATTGGGGCCTTGGTTAGAGGTGAAAAGTTAGAAAATACTCGAAGCATGCAGCAAAGCcggtttaaaaagaaaattagggaTAATGATTTGAATGAACGTTCGAATACTCTATCAGGTGGCAGTCAAGTCAGTGGATACCTTATGTGCCAGAGTAGGCCTATGCATATCAATTCAGAACATGAAGGAGGGGTGGCTTGTGATTTGAGTGTAGCGGTGAGAAAGGGTGAAGATCATGGGGATGACAAACATGAAGTAAGGTCATGGTCGTTTGAGAATACGGCTTCAGAGAATGTGAAATCTGATTATGAAACCGTGTCAACAGAGAATACAAGTTCTCAAGAAGAGTCAGCAGAGACTGCAATGGATTCTCCTTTTGATCCCAAAG CATTAAGGTGTAGTAGGATGAGGGTTCAGGATGTACTCCAACAAGAACTGCCTTTTCTAATATCGAAAGAGTTCTCATCTATCAAAAAAGATGACCAATTCTCTGCTGTTGAATGTCCCATAAGTATAATTGCTTGCTCGCATCAAGTGAAGTGGACTGCACTGTTTGGTCAGATGGATGAAGCACTTCAGGAGGAAATGAATCATCTA GAGATCTGGTTGAACCAAGTAGAAGAAATGCACACGCGGGCAATGTGTGCCGCATTTCAATTGTAA
- the LOC132164678 gene encoding uncharacterized protein LOC132164678 isoform X1, with the protein MDGKFENWLSNNSAHDAKDKVLVPNCVISGGIRFHPDVEALSSIEDRDPLGNASESASCNAHLEKRDAMMKLWQEMKQNGFLLPPACTPAPGKDAMKHRHDMASRKKKVAKIEQQVNRFTKVVAPSGLLEELNPGIINRLRNSKHVYSVIGALVRGEKLENTRSMQQSRFKKKIRDNDLNERSNTLSGGSQVSGYLMCQSRPMHINSEHEGGVACDLSVAVRKGEDHGDDKHEVRSWSFENTASENVKSDYETVSTENTSSQEESAETAMDSPFDPKASQWLGLLCQDIRARLAALRCSRMRVQDVLQQELPFLISKEFSSIKKDDQFSAVECPISIIACSHQVKWTALFGQMDEALQEEMNHLEIWLNQVEEMHTRAMCAAFQL; encoded by the exons ATGGATGGTAAATTTGAAAACTGGCTCAGTAACAACTCAGCTCATGATGCTAAGGACAAAGTACTGGTCCCAAATTGTGTGATCTCAGGGGGAATTAGGTTCCATCCGGATGTAGAGGCCTTGTCGAGCATAGAAGATAGAGACCCATTAGGCAATGCTTCAGAGTCTGCAAGTTGTAATGCTCACTTGGAGAAAAGGGATGCTATGATGAAATTGTGGCAAGAAATGAAACAGAATGGTTTCCTCTTGCCACCTGCATGCACACCAGCTCCAGGAAAGGATGCCATGAAGCACAGACATGACATGGCtagtagaaaaaaaaaggttgcaaAGATAGAACAACAGGTTAATAGGTTCACTAAGGTTGTTGCACCAAGTGGGTTGCTGGAAGAACTGAACCCTGGGATCATAAACCGCCTAAGAAACAGCAAACATGTCTATTCAGTAATTGGGGCCTTGGTTAGAGGTGAAAAGTTAGAAAATACTCGAAGCATGCAGCAAAGCcggtttaaaaagaaaattagggaTAATGATTTGAATGAACGTTCGAATACTCTATCAGGTGGCAGTCAAGTCAGTGGATACCTTATGTGCCAGAGTAGGCCTATGCATATCAATTCAGAACATGAAGGAGGGGTGGCTTGTGATTTGAGTGTAGCGGTGAGAAAGGGTGAAGATCATGGGGATGACAAACATGAAGTAAGGTCATGGTCGTTTGAGAATACGGCTTCAGAGAATGTGAAATCTGATTATGAAACCGTGTCAACAGAGAATACAAGTTCTCAAGAAGAGTCAGCAGAGACTGCAATGGATTCTCCTTTTGATCCCAAAG CTTCTCAATGGTTGGGACTCCTTTGCCAGGACATTAGAGCACGCCTTGCAG CATTAAGGTGTAGTAGGATGAGGGTTCAGGATGTACTCCAACAAGAACTGCCTTTTCTAATATCGAAAGAGTTCTCATCTATCAAAAAAGATGACCAATTCTCTGCTGTTGAATGTCCCATAAGTATAATTGCTTGCTCGCATCAAGTGAAGTGGACTGCACTGTTTGGTCAGATGGATGAAGCACTTCAGGAGGAAATGAATCATCTA GAGATCTGGTTGAACCAAGTAGAAGAAATGCACACGCGGGCAATGTGTGCCGCATTTCAATTGTAA
- the LOC132163957 gene encoding two-component response regulator ARR17-like gives MASPPSSSSSSASTGDEKPHVLAVDDSLLDRKLIEKLLTNSSCKVTTAENGQKALELLGLGDDGQRTFNGDASKVNLIITDYCMPGMTGYDLLKKIKESPTMKDIPVVVVSSENVPTRIKKCLDEGAQEFIMKPLQLSDVKKLRCQLTKFSNPHNGMLCMGR, from the exons ATGGcttctcctccttcttcttcttcttcttcagcatCAACGGGGGATGAGAAACCGCATGTTTTAGCGGTTGATGACAGTCTGTTGGATCGCAAACTCATTGAAAAGCTACTCACCAACTCTTCATGTAAag TGACTACCGCAGAGAACGGACAGAAGGCACTGGAGTTGTTAGGCCTGGGCGATGATGGGCAGCGCACATTCAATGGTGAT GCTTCCAAGGTAAACTTGATAATCACTGATTATTGTATGCCAGGAATGACGGGGTATGATCTactcaaaaaaattaag GAATCACCTACCATGAAGGATATACCAGTAGTGGTTGTGTCATCAGAGAATGTCCCTACTCGAATTAAGAA GTGCTTGGATGAAGGAGCTCAAGAATTCATCATGAAGCCTCTCCAGCTATCGGATGTTAAGAAATTGAGATGTCAGCTAACAAAGTTCAGCAATCCTCACAATGGGATGCTTTGCATGGGAAGATGA
- the LOC132163190 gene encoding uncharacterized protein LOC132163190, translating into MVSAFGSITKSEKETGILVFQFIVTNDLVYARVFKWKRKFKLRVHELLASITISSTSCAFQLIEADNSSFSSLTMLQWMGGSRRKVTSSRKSTYKRQKQYFEQRKRQQQQQQTAESESHGDGTSTCSQHQNEQRSLDVLSLLNWSTVSQECRSACPSGKEDLGVNGSTVKYDFTKGPSTTVNHTVTLADSVNFKEAGSPLHCQVNAASPKKVLLSSHDDNSTFFNGTGAQLDQWKTATEQYSSVLDLLGDDEPNDNKERSPMQEAHVAFSVEGLGKVGTETPVHSPQQPGRYCSLGCPSPLKAARDPNMLNKHNHLLDDLELEVDALMQDNNMPRIASSSEFSSGIMHSYSDSKQKLAAVRDYRQHYGHGSKINGLFGDSRIFYDRENTREDIWDARSCFLDDNFLDERECDASWKNWPSEIDGESLDFWKDGNSEMLDYNFDGPHLPKKRDAALAMDRFDILESPASFYKNRTSEIDLDFMNPNGARCPILGTKFDFQDVTNQSDWFCFATEDARDNMSMLSEESCSSSAVRGKATGNSKWNSAARQSRRHSNAFYSPQKSYGVKNIFAKESWPKSRNEIGQGNDVVGSGKYTNVSNPSKSIPSYHSNTPLQEKLGPHNSWFCEKGYTTAKMNSGFSPFSRNSEKKSLFSGSKVWTEDPSSGLLVPESDFDAKSSFDRSKHGECLACSPSGSFITEKFTFHDSPIFSRVEFEPDMPDFSPDSKLKGTPPNSSHLTGSHGETHFPEISAEESASKDVESKLKIQPSEYEKLEIMQEICIGNGLFSESKKGIDASSSRSNTSGCKEVKDEASEIMQNLKTIRSPDHAEQASTSLFISNKVESIIEEQEHQNDNEATLPYQNGYKEIQDIFGPQERRIITKTKSNCDNSSCEVMMLQSYVLQLLCVQKILKDASTQDTMKKV; encoded by the exons ATGGTTTCGGCCTTCGGCTCTAttacaaaaagtgaaaaagagaCCGGTATTTTGGTGTTCCAATTTATCGTGACAAACGACCTCGTTTATGCAAG ggttttcaaGTGGAAGAGAAAATTCAAGCTTCGTGTTCATGAGCTTTTAGCTTCAATTACTATTTCGTCAACTTCGTG tgCATTTCAACTTATTGAGGCGGATAATTCTTCATTTTCATCTCTCACAATGCTGCAATGGATGGGAGGGTCGAGGCGCAAAGTTACCTCT TCAAGGAAGTCCACATACAAGAG GCAAAAGCAATACTTTGAGCAAAGGAAacgacaacaacaacagcagcagACAGCCGAGTCAGAGAGCCACGGTGATGGAACCAGCACATGTAGCCAACATCAAAATGAACAACGGTCACTGGATGTTCTCAGTTTGCTAAACTGGTCAACAGTTTCCCAAGAATGCAGGTCTGCTTGCCCTAGTG GAAAGGAAGATCTCGGAGTTAATGGTTCAACGGTGAAGTATGATTTCACAAAAGGCCCATCAACAACCGTTAACCACACAGTTACCCTCGCCGATTCTGTCAATTTTAAGGAAGCAG GAAGTCCATTGCATTGCCAAGTGAATGCTGCATCTCCAAAGAA GGTTTTACTTAGTTCCCATGATGATAATAGCACTTTTTTCAATGGAACTGGTGCGCAACTTGATCAATGGAAGACAGCTACCGAGCAGT attCATCTGTTCTTGATTTGCTTGGTGATGATGAGCCAAATGACAATAAGGAAAGAAGTCCAATGCAGGAAGCCCATGTTGCATTTTCAGTTGAAG GTCTGGGTAAAGTGGGAACGGAGACACCAGTCCATTCGCCACAACAACCTGGCAG ATACTGTTCTCTTGGTTGCCCCTCACCTTTGAAGGCTGCAAGAGATCCAAATATGTTGAACAAGCATAACCATTTGCTGGATGACCTCGAACTAGAAGTG GATGCATTAATGCAAGATAATAATATGCCCCGAATTGCAAGTTCTTCAGAGTTTTCATCAGGCATAATGCATTCATATAGTGATTCCAAGCAGAAATTAGCTGCTGTAAGAGACTACAGGCAACATTACGGCCATGGTAGTAAAATCAATGGTTTGTTTGGTGACAGCAGAATCTTTTATGACCGTGAAAACACCAGAGAAGATATATGGGATG CTAGGTCTTGCTTCCTAGATGACAACTTCCTTGATGAGAGGGAATGCGATGCATCTTGGAAAAACTGGCCATCTGAAATAGATGGTGAATCTCTGGATTTTTGGAAAGATGGAAACTCTGAAATGTTGGATTATAATTTTGATGGCCCCCATCTACCGAAGAAAAG GGATGCTGCACTAGCAATGGACAGATTCGACATCTTAG AGTCACCTGCTTCATTTTACAAGAACCGAACATCAGAAATTGATCTTGACTTCATGAATCCCAATGGGGCAAG ATGCCCTATACTAGGAACAAAGTTTGATTTTCAAGATGTAACCAACCAATCAGATTGGTTTTGCTTTGCAACAGAAGATGCAAGAGATAATATGAGCATGCTGAG CGAAGAGTCGTGCTCGTCAAGTGCAG TTAGGGGCAAGGCAACCGGTAATTCAAAATGGAACTCAGCAGCAAGACAGAGCAGAAGACACAGCAATGCTTTTTATAGCCCCCAAAAAAGCTATGGTGTGAAGAACATTTTTGCCAAAGAGTCATGGCCTAAGAGCAGGAATGAAATTGGACAAGGAAATGATGTGGTTGGGTCAGGCAAATATACAAATGTGTCAAATCCATCAAAGTCAATACCATCCTATCACTCTAACACTCCTCTCCAAGAAAAATTAGGTCCACATAACAGTTGGTTTTGTGAGAAAGGATATACGACGGCTAAAATGAATTCAGGTTTCAGTCCTTTCTCTCGAAATTCAGAGAAAAAATCTCTATTCTCAGGCTCTAAGGTTTGGACTGAAGATCCTTCCAGTGGACTTTTAGTTCCTGAATCAGATTTTGATGCCAAATCTTCTTTTGATAGATCTAAACATGGAGAATGTTTGGCATGCTCACCTTCTGGCAGTTTCATCACTGAAAAATTCACATTTCATGATTCCCCTATATTTTCAAGGGTTGAGTTTGAGCCAGACATGCCAGATTTTTCTCCAGATTCTAAATTGAAAGGCACGCCTCCAAATTCTTCCCATCTGACTGGTTCTCACGGTGAGACACACTTTCCTGAAATATCAGCAGAGGAAAGTGCAAGCAAAGATGTggaaagtaaattaaaaatccAGCCATCCGAATATGAAAAATTGGAGATCATGCAAGAAATTTGCATCGGCAATGGCTTGTTTTCAGAGAGTAAAAAGGGAATAGATGCTTCAAGCTCCAGGAGCAACACTAGTGGATGCAAGGAAGTAAAAGATGAAGCATCAGAAATAATGCAGAATCTAAAAACAATACGTTCTCCTGACCATGCAGAGCAGGCATCAACATCTCTTTTCATCTCTAACAAAGTTGAAAGCATCATAGAAGAACAAGA ACATCAGAATGACAATGAAGCTACCCTTCCATATCAGAATGGGTATAAAG AAATACAAGATATTTTTGGGCCTCAGGAAAGAAGGATaataacaaagacaaaaagtaaCTGTGACAACTCATCTTGTGAGGTGATGATGCTTCAAAGCTACGTCCTTCAGCTTCTTTGTGTGCAGAAGATACTGAAGGATGCATCTACACAAGACACAATGAAGAAGGTATGA